The DNA region GAAATCCTCCGTCGGTCATTCTGCCAAGCCCTATAAATCCGCCGTCCGCACCGTATACACGGTAAACAGACCCGTCCTCCGCGCCTGCCTGCTCTGCCCTCAGCTTGACACCGTTTTTGTAAAGTCCCGTGACTCTCTCATCAAGCTTCAGTGCAGGATAGACCTCAAAGCACTTATCGAGCCGTGTCAGCACGCTTTCAGCACCGCTCTCACCGACTATCCTTTGTATATCCTCTATACTCAGACATTCTTCCAGTGCCAGCCCCGCCGAGTATGTCCTCACCAGTGAGGTCATAGCCCCGCCGCAGCCCAGCATTTCGCCGATGTCGTTTATCAGCGTGCGGATATACGTGCCTTTTTCGCAAAGCACCGTCATGTGCCCCTCGCGGGACACCTCATCATAATCATCTATCACCATTGAAAGTACGGTTATCTCTCTGGCTTCGCGCTCGATGACCTTTCCCTCACGCGCCAGCTCGTAAAGCTTTTTACCGTCAACTTTCACCGCCGAATACATGGGCGGCACCTGCATTATCTTTCCGATGAACTTTTCAGCTGCCGCTTTAAGTTCCTCAGCCGTCACAGGCCTGCCGTCCTCACTAAGTATCTTACCCGTGATATCCTGTGTGTCCGTAGTTATGCCTAACCTGAACCCCGCATGATACCCTTTTCTGACATCGGGCAGTATGTCGCAAGCCTTTGTGGCTTTTCCCACAAATACAGGCAGTACACCCTCCGCCATAGGGTCGAGAGTACCGCCGTGACCTATCTTGCGGGTATGCAGTATGCCCCGCATTTTAGCCACCACATCGAATGATGTCCAGCCTGCGGGCTTGTATACCGCGATAACGCCGCTTATTTCCTGTCCTGTCATATCCCGAGTACCTGCTCTGCTTTTTCGATCAGCAAAGCCTTTACATATTCAAGGGAACCTCTTATCTCACAGCCCGCGGCACGTATGTGTCCGCCGCCGCCGAATAATCCGCAGAACGCCGAAGCGTCCATTTCTTCGGTAGTTCTCACCGATATCTTGTAGACATTCTTATGTCTCTGCTTTACTGTTATGCCGATGACTACGCCCTCAGCAGAAAGGGGTATCGAAGCCAGTCCGTCGAACTCCGCAGGGTCTGCACCGCATTTCTCCATAAGTTCCGTGGTTATGGTTATCATTGCGCACTTATCGTTCAGGTAGTATTCCATACTGCCTGTAACAGCCTGCTCGACTTTCAGCCTGCCCTTGCTCTTCACATCGAACATCTTCCTGTTCACGTTGGCAAAGTCAATATCGTAAGCCATAAGCTCAGCCGCCGCCATGTGGGTCTCGGGAGTTGTGTTCTCGTACTTGAAACAGCCTGTATCCGTAGCAATTCCCGTGTACAGGCACTTAGCTGTGATGTCCCTCAGCTTCCTGCCCGATTCCTTGAATATCTTGTAGAAGATATGCGCCGCCGCGGCTGTCTGCCCCTCAACATGGGTCAGTTTAGCATAATGCTTGTTCGATATGTGATGGTCTATGCAAAGATCCACCATGCCCTCCTGCTGATATTTTGCAAGTCCGCTGCCCATCAGGGTAACGTCAGCAATGTCCACAGCTATTATGAACTCGGGCTCGAAATCCTGATCTTTGTACTCCGCGTACATAAAATCATACCTGTCAGGAAAACCATCGGAGTTCACCACATTAGCCAGCTTGCCCATATCTCTCAGAAAATAGCACAGCCCGAAGCCGCTGCCCAGCGTATCACCGTCAGGGCTCTTGTGTGTCAATATGAGAAATTTGTCATTTTCTTCAAATATCCTGTTTATCTCGCCGTATTCCATACAATAGCCCCTTCTATACGATCAGTCCTCAGCGGACTCGTCCTCTTCATTTTCGGAACTTTCTTCCTTTACCAGCTCTCTGAGCTTTTTGGTTATAGCCGCCGAATGCTCTATCGAATCATCAGCCACAAATTTCAGCTCGGGACACTTTTTCAGACCAAGCACATTTGATATCTCCCTTTTGAGATACCCCGTAGCCGATTCAAAGCCCTTTACAGCCTTTTTGGCTTCCTCAAGCCCTCTGAAACTGGAAATATATACCTTGCAGAAAGAGCCGTCCCTTGCCACATCGCAGCGTACAACTGTCAGGAACTCTCCTCCGTTTATCCTCGGGTCTTTCAGGTCTGCCATCTTTCCCGAGATTATACGTCTTATATCCTCGGACATACGTCCTGCCTTGTGTGATGCCATTTATATAGCTCCTTCCTTATTTTATCTTTTACAGCCACATATCCATAGCCGCGCCGTCATGTTCGTTCGGTCTGCTTTTAAAGCCGAAAGGCTCGTAAAAGCTTTCTCTGCCGAGATTTGCCATCAGATGTATCTTTATCTGCCAGCCCTCTTTTTTCTCACTGCGGAGCTTTTCAACAAGCCGCCCCACCATCTGCGAAGCCAGCCCGTTGTGACGGCATTTCTCCGTCACCATCACCTCAGCGAGATACGCCACATAGCCGCCGTCCCAGAGAAGCCTTACAAACCCGACAGCTTCGTCATCAAGCATCGCCGCTATGACCGCATAGCTGTTGTCAAGTCCCGCCTGCGCCTGTTCGGGAGCAATGCTTTTCCAGCCTACTTCCTCACGCAGACGCAGATAGTCCTCAACATTCAGTTTATTCGTAAATTCAAACTTAGTATCGTTCATTTCGTTTATCAAGATCTTTCGACCCGCCGTCACGCCATACTATCCTTTATAGCTTTCCGATAATAGGCGGAAACGAGCCGCCCGCCCGAGGGCTTAGTCGCGGTACTCTTCCATGATGTATCCCTCGAAGATGTCGCCTTCCTTGATATCGGAGAACTTCTCCAGAGTGATACCGCACTCGAAGCCTTCGCTGACTTCCTTAGCATCGTCCTTGAAACGCTTCAGGGAGCTCATCTTGTCATCAGCCACGATTATACCGTCACGAACAACTCTGATAAGGTCGTTTCTGCCGATTTTGCCGTCCAGTACGTAACAGCCCGCAACAGTACCAACAGAGCTGATCTTGTATACCTGTCTTACCTCAACACGAGCAGTCTCAACTTCTCTGTACTTAGGTGCAAGCATACCCTTCATAGCGTCGGTGATCTCTTCGATAGCATCGTAGATTATACGGTACAGTCTTATCTCGACACCGTCCTGCTCGGCGTTTGCCTTTGCAACAGGGTCGGGACGAACGTTGAATCCGACGATGATAGCGTTGGATGCATTAGCAAGCATAACGTCGCTCTCGTTTACCGCACCAACAGCGCCGTGGATAACTCTTACTCTTACCTCTTCGTTGGATATCTTTTCCAGAGACTGTCTTACAGCTTCCACAGAACCCTGTACGTCTGCCTTTACGATGATAGGCAGTTCTTTCATCTCGCCCTCGGATATCTGCGAGAACAGATTGTCCAGTGTTACCTTCTGGAACTTCTTGAACTCGTCTTCCTTAGCCTCGTGCTTACGCTGCTCTACCAGTTCTCTTGCCAGCTTCTCGTCCTCAACTGCGTTGAAGGTCTCACCTGCGGTAGGAACTTCGCCCAGACCTGTTATCTCAACAGGTGTGGAAGGACCTGCCTCGGTGATAGGTCTGCCGCGGTAATCTGTCATGGTTCTTACTCTGCCGACAGATGTGCCTGCGATGATAACATCACCTGCATGGAGAGTACCGTTCTGTACCAGCAGTGTTGCAACAGGACCCTTGCCCTTGTCAAGGCGTGCTTCGATAACAGCACCCTTAGCAAGTCTGTTGGGGTTAGCTTTAAGCTCCTTGACTTCTGCTACCAGCAGTACGTTCTCAAGCAGTTCATCGATGCCCATGCCTGTCTTTGCAGATACGGGAACTGCGATAACGTCACCGCCCCATTCTTCAACGACCAGTTCATGTTCTGTCAGCTGCTGCTTTACTCTGTCAGGGTCAGCACCCTCTTTATCCATCTTGTTTATAGCAACTATAACGGATACTCCCGCTGCCTTTGCGTGGTTTATAGACTCTACTGTCTGGGGCATGATACCGTCATCAGCCGCAACAACGAGTATAGCTATATCGGTGATGTTCGCACCTCTCGCTCTCATGGAAGTGAAAGCTTCGTGGCCGGGGGTGTCCAGGAATGTTATCTTCTGTCCGTTGCACTTTACCTGGTAAGCACCGATATGCTGTGTGATACCGCCTGCTTCGCCCTCTGCAACGTTAGCGTTTCTTATTCTGTCGAGTATGGAAGTCTTACCGTGATCGACGTGACCCATAACTACAACTACGGGGCAGCGGTCTTCAAGGCTCTCGGGAGCGTCAGCTTCGTCTTCGATAAGTCTTTCCTCGATGGTGATGTGTACTTCCTTCTCGACCTTTGCACCCAGCTCCTCTGCTACCAGTGAAGCAGTATCAAAGTCGACCACCTCGTTGATGGATGCGAATACGCCCAGTGCCATCAGCTTCTTGATAACTTCGGTAGCAGTTACTTTCAGTCTGCTTGCCAGTTCGGATACTACGATCTCGTCGGGTATCATAACCTTCAGCTGCTGCTTTCTTGCCTTTTCAAGAGCCAGTCTGTTCAGCTTATCCTGCTCTGTCTCCTTCTTGTGAGAATGCTGCTGCTTCTTGTACTGCTGAGACTTCTGTGTGATCTTCTGCTTCTTGCGGAAGTTGTCGTTCTTGTTGCCCTGCTTGCTGGTAGCCATATTGTCGTACTTCTCGTTGTACTTGTCCAGCTCGATGTAGCTTCCGCGTGTATCGACAGTTCTTCTCTTGCCGTCGGAATGATCGTCGGTGCTCTCCGATACAGTATAGCCCTTGCTGTCATCGCTGCCGAAGGAGCTTCCGCCTCCCAGCTGCATTTTCACGCCGTGATCCTGCTTCTTGGCTTCCTTCTTTTCCTTCTTCTTTTCGGGCTTCTTCTCGGGCTTGGGCTCAGGCTTCTTTTCCTCTGCCTTGGGCTCTTCTTTCTTTACCTCGGGCTTCTTTTCTTCAGCCTTGACCTCAGGCTTCTTCTCTTCGGCCTTGGGTTCAGCTTTCTTTTCCTCAGCCTTGGGTTCGGGCTTCTTCTCGGTCTTGGGTTCTGCCTTCTTTTCAGCCTTCTTGGGCTTGGGTTCCTCGGCAGGCTTTACAGTGTTTGCAAAGTATGCGTCAAAATTCTCCACCTGATTGTTCTGGGTGAAGTATTCAAATACATAGCTCACCTCTTCGGGTGAAAGTGCAGCCTGTGTCTTTCTGGAAACTCCGTCCAGCTTTTCAAGACACTCTATAATATCATTGTTGCCGAGAGCCAGGCTCTTGGCGAGGTCATTAAGTTTTATCTTCTTAGTTGCTTTCGTACTCATAGGCAATAAATATCCTCCTTCTGTTTACGATGAACATATTTTTTCTTCATCGGCTCATCCCCATCGGGAAAGCCTGTTATTATTCCGTTTGTTTTATATCAGTGTCAGAACACCTTAAATACCGAACTCGTCCTTGTCGATGATGACTTCTTCAAGTCCCTTGGCACAGCTCTTTGCGAAACCTGCATCGATCATCGCTACAACGCCCACGCGCTTGCCGAGCCCCAGGGCTACCTCGTCCATGTTCATGCCCAGGGCGTAAAGCTTCACATCGTACTTTGCACAGGTGTATCTTACCTCTTTCAGCGATTTCTCCGATATGTCCGCCGCTGTGAATACCGCTTTCGCATTTCCCACAGAACAGGCATCCTTTACCATGTCCATGCCCATAACGAGCTTGCCTGCTTTGCGGCTCATGGAAAGTATTCCCGATTTATTACTGCTCATCGCCGCTCAGCTCCTTTTCCATTGAATCATATAACTCATCATCTATCCTGCACGCAAAACTCTTTTCCAGTCGTCTTGCCTTGCGTGCCTTTTTCAGACATTCAGCGTCTGCACATATATATGCGCCTCTGCCCGCCTTTTTTCCTGTCAGGTCAAGGCTTATCTCGCCCTCTTTTGAACGCACCACCCTGACAAGCTCTTTCTTCGGCTTCATCTCGCCGCAGCCGAGACACATTCTCATCGGTATCTTCTTCGGCTTTACAGGCATCTTATTCTTCCTCAGTCTCCGCACTCTCGGGAGCGTTCTCGGGAACGATGTCTATCTTGTAGCCTGTAAGACCCGCAGCCAGCTTAGCGTTCTGACCCTTGTTGCCTATGGCAAGTGAGAACTGATTGTTAGGTACGATAACGCGGCACTTCTTGATAACTCTCTCGAATTCCTTTTCTTCGCCCTTATGCTCGATCTTTACCTCGGGCTCCAGCAGTTCAACACTGAGAACCTCGGCAGGTGCCAGCGCCTTAGCGATGAATTCTGCTTCGTCCTCTACCCAGTTGATAACATCTATCTTCTCGCCCTTGAGTTCCTGTACAACAGCGGAGATTCTGGACTTCTTGGGACCTATGCAGGCGCCCACAGCGTCAACGTTCTTATCCTTGGACCATACAGCGATTTTGCTTCTTACGCCCTCTGTTCTGGATATGGACTTTATCTCAACGGTGCCGTCAGCTATCTCGGGAACTTCCAGCTCAAACAGTCTCTTTACCAGATCCTTGTGAGTTCTCGAAAGCTTTACAACAGGCTGTCTCTTCTCGCCGCCGCCGAGGCTTACGATGTATACCTTGATCTTGTCGCCCTCTTTGAGTATCTCGCCGGGTATCTGCTCACTGCGGTAGAAGTAATGCTCGTTCTTGTCAATGGTGATGACAGCATTGCCAGTAGCGGGCTCAACCTTCTGTACCGTAGCGGTAACTATCTCGTGTTCCTTGTCCTTGTACTGCTCTATCAGCTTGTTTCTCTCGAAATCCTTGATATCGTGCTTGATGGACTGCTTTGCGAACTGTGCCGCAACTCTGCCTATCTTAGCGGGGTTGACAGGTATCTCTACCCAGTCGCCCACCTTGATGGAAGGATCGTAGGTCTGTGCTTCACCGATGTATATCTCGTTAGCGGGGTCGTCTACGAACATTACCTTCATAACTTCCTTGAGTATGCACATCTCCAGCTTGCCTGTCTCGGGCTCGATATCAACTCTTATATGCTCGCTCTCGGGATTTTCCTTCTTTATTGCCTTGATTATGCCTTCTCTGATCTTTTCGATAAGTACGTCCTTGTCGATCTCGTTCTCGTTGACCAGATCTGTCAGTGCATTAAAAAACTGCTCGTTCATCTTTTATGACCATTCCTCTCTGAAAATACTTCTCAAACTATCAATAATGCTTTTTTGCGTGCTTAAAACCTGTATGTCGCGGTTATCAATCAAACTTAGCTCCTGCCAGCTCCTCTTCAAGGTCGCCGTCATCATAGAGCTTTACAAATGCGCAGTCGTTAAGGCTGAACTGTACGTTCGCTACGCCGTCGCCGTTCTCGTCCAGTGTCTGACAGGCTATAAGCTTTTCTTCCTCGTCATAGCCCACCAGTCCCACGATGAACTCGCGCTCACCGTTCTCATCGGGACGTATCAGCCTTACTCTTACAACATCGCCTATACATACCTCAAAGTGTATCGGCTTTCTCAGCTCTCTTCCCAGTCCGGGGCTGCCGCATTCAAATACATAGCTCTGCGGGATAGGGTCTGCTTCATCGAGTATCTTGTTGAAAGGTCTCGTGAAATTCTCGCAGTCCTCCATTGTCACGCCGCCGTCTTTGTCGATAAGTACCCTCAGATACCAGGTAGCGCCCTCCTTCTCGAACCTGACGTCCCAGAGGAAAAGCCCCAGCTCGTCCGCCAGCGGCTGAGCCAGCTCGGCTACGAGGTCCGCCGTACTCTTTTTTGAGCTTCCGCCCTTGCCTTTACTCAAATCATCAGCCCTCCCTGTGATATTCGCATCTGTTCCGATACCGCCAAAGCTGTACCCGAAGTCACGATACTTATGCAGAAACGCCGTCTGAATGCGCTGCTCTGCTCCGATATCACCGACTCTGCACAGCCCTCGGCCATACCCGTACCGATGCGATTATAGTCCATACAAACACAAAAGACCGTGAATTTTAAATTCCGGTCTTTCGTCAAGCCTATTGCATATATTATATCATAAATAGTACAGCTTTGCAAGAGATGTCCGGAATATTAACAGGAAATTTACAATCATCTATCCTTTTTGCCTTTTTTAGCTTCTCCGGTGCTTTTTTTATCCTTGTTTTCTTCCTTGTCCGCTCTTTCGGGTACAGGAGTCCTGCGCTTGCGCCTGCCCTCAACAAAATCCAGCGGTATCGTGAACATTATACCCGTGTTCGGCTGTGAAAGGTCGCCCACAGTGTTGTATACCACTCTCCGCGCCAGATCCAGCTGATCGTTCTCGATAACGGAGATTATGGTCTTGTTGTCGTCTTCCTCACCGCTGAACATACTGCGTATCGACGAACTCAGAAAACTGGAATTCATCTTTGAAAGCGTCATCGCCATGCCCGATGATGGTATTATCGTAGCGCCGCCGATGCCCGCCGCGGAAAGTCCCTCAAGCAGGTATTCCAGAGCGTCTGTTTTGTTCAGTATCAGGACCATGAGCTTCATTTGTGATCACTTTCCTTAGTCGTCTTACTGTTCCGCCGTTTTTGTTTCGGCTTCGGTGTTCTTTGCTTCAGCCTGTGTCTGTGTGACGCCCTCAGCTGCAGAGGATGCCTCGCTTTCATCAGCAATCTCGGCTGCTTTTTCCTTCAGTTCGGTGATGAAATCATCGCTGAAAACAAAGGTCGAATCCTTTTCGCCCCATGTTCCTCTGGGTATAAGCTTTTCCGCAGGGGTCTTTTTGCTTGAAAGCATATCTTTGATGTAGGACTTCTGCAACTTGAAGTCCTCCATGTTCATGTCGGTATCACTGTTTGTCGTGATTATGCTGTAAATATTGTCCAGATTGTCCTTTGTGATGTAATCCTGCTGGAACATACTGTTTATCAGCGATTCCATAGCTTCGCCAAGGAATTCGTTATTGCCCTGTTTGCCGTTTGAGAATACAGGGTACTGCGTCAGCAGTCGTATCTGTCTTCCGCCCAGTGATGCAAGCTCACCCTTCTGTATCGAGATATCGTTCTCGTTATTGTCCTTTGAAAGATAGTATAACTCTTCGGGCGCCTTGTAGGTTATACCGCCGTAGATATCGCAAACTCGCTCAAATGAGTCGTTTGAAAGCGTAGCATAGTTGTCGATATTCAGCTCCAGCGTACCCTCGACTGCGTTTTTTACGCCTTCCATACGCTGATTTGAGAAGATGTCACGCATGGTCATGTTGTTCGTTTTGCTCACTGTCATAGCCGATATCGGCACGACAAGTATGCTGTCGTCAGTAGGGTCTATCCTTATCAGCGTCATATCCGAAAGCACGCCTTTGCTGTTTACTCGTGCAAACAGATCATTGAAGGTCTGCACTGTAACAACAGCGTCTTTGTCCTCATCCTCTTTCAGCAGACCGAAGCTTTTCAGCAGGTATACTGCAAGCATCGATATCAGCGCCATGAATATCAGCACCGTTACAACATATACCAGCGCAACGGGTGCCTGTGATTTTCTTTTCCTTTTTCTTTTTTTTGCGGCAGATGACATTATATTATTCTCCTTACTGTATATTATTTCCTATTTCTGTATATTTATTCACAGTAGAACTGCGGGTTCCTGTCAAGCTCGATAATGTGTATATCCAGCTCTCTGTGCCTTGCCATATTTATGGTCTGCAAAGTTCCCGAACCACGCTGTTTTTCTTTGTATATCGCGATCAGCTCCGAAGAATTGTTCACCATGAACTGATTTCTCCTGCGGTAACGTCCGCTGTCACCGATATCACCGGTCACCACCACAGCCGAAGCCATTTTCAGCAGCAGACTGTATATATACCGGTCTTTCGGAAGCTTGATCTCCCGTATCTGATCCTTGTATGGCAGAGCGCATATAAGCTCTATACCGGGGTGATCCTCACTGTGCATCATATCCATTATCACCGATCCGCAGATCAGATCCGACCCTTCTGCCATACCCGTTATGAAAGTGCGTATCCCGCGCCCGTAAGCCTCGTGACACAGCAGATGTATCGTGCTTATCAGGTTCTTGACGCCCTGCTTTGAGATGTCGCCCCCGAAAGGCAGGTCGCGCCGACGGTGTCCCGTAAAGCAGCAGGTCGAAGCTTTTTCGGTGTAAAACTCCTCCGTTGAGATGATCTCAACACTGTCCAGCACCTCAGCCACCGCCTTTCGATAACACTTAAAATTATTATAGCACACATTTCCCCATTTTTCAATACCTTTTTTTGATATATCTTAAAACCCGCCGTCAGTATTGCCGCAAAAAAACAGAGCCTTAAAAGACTCTGTTTTCATATATCCGTCAAAGCAGTTTCTTGCCCTTGACGTGTGCCGCTATCTTTGTGATATCTGTAACGTTGATATTTCCATCATTGTTGACATCGGCACGAAGCTGCTCTTCTTCGGTGAGCATCTTTTTGCCCTTGACGTGCGCCGCAGTCTTGGTGATGTCGGTAACATTTATCTTGCCGTCATTGTTTACATCGCCCTTGATGCCAGCGTCTGACATTTCGACGAATCTGAACTCATTGTCCTTTGCATACTTTTCAGCAGCAGTATCTTTAGTGCCTCTTATGGTGAAATTTTTTATCGTAGTACCAATAATATCTTTTTCCTTATCGTTATAGTATCCGAATGCTTTTTCTCCTATTATCCGAACGCTGCTGGGTATAGTTACGCTTTTCAGTTTTGGACAGCCATAAAATGCGTCTTCGCTTATGCTTGTTACGCCATCTGATATCACGGCGGTTGTAAGTTCTTCGCAATTTGCAAAAGTACCGTAACCCATTTTTATGACGTTGTTCGGAATAGTTATTTTAGTCAGATTATCACAATCGACAAATGCACATTCCCCTATGTTTGTTACGCTGTTGGGGATTTTTATGTCGGTCAGGTTTGTACATCCCATAAAAGCGCATTCCCCTATATATGTCACATTTTCAGGTATGGTTACGCTTTTCAGATTGCTGCAGTGTGTAAAAGTATAGTCACTTATTCGGGTTACGCCATTAGGTATATTGATCTTGTTCAGGCTTTCACAGCTCATAAAGGCATATTTGCCTATTTTTGTTACACTATTGGGAATAGTTACGCTCGTTAAGTTCATACAGAATGTAAAGGCGCTGTTGCCTATGCTTGTTACGCCATTTTCAATGACTACCTTTTTTACCTCATCTGTCTTACGCCCAAGTGAAATAGGCTTATCGACGAGGTACATATCCCCCTCACCGCTGATAGTCAGCGTGCCATCTTTATCAAGCATCCATGTAACATTCTCGCCGCATTTGCCGCTCATAGGCAATTCTTCAGCTGCACTCGCTGTCAGTGTGAAAACATCACTATCCACATTGACGAAGATTCCGCCTGCGCCGAATACCAGTGAAACAGCCAGCAGTCCTGCCATTATCTTTTTCATAAATAAACACCTCAAATAAATTTTGAATACACTCTGCCGCTTTTTCGGCAGATGAAAATGTGCTTGGGTTTTTACATTTTTGCAATTGATTTTTGCAAATCCAATTATACATCTTTTTTTGAGTTTGTCAAGTTCAATGCCGTTTTTTCTCCTTTCATTCTTCGGCGATTTGCCTAACTATATCCCTGTGATTTTATGCAAACAACTGTTTTTTTATTTAATTCAGACATATTTCTGCAAGAGTTGTACAAAAACGTACAACTTTTCGCCTGAAATCACTGATAGTGAGAACACCTTTTCGGTTGACCCGATCAGCATTCTCAGATTTTTTCCCGCCTATACGCACGATGGCAGGCAGTCGCCGAATATGACTACGGGATATGAGGCGGCGTGTTATACTGTATAAGGGGAAGAAAGCATCTCAGTATCTTGACAATTGAATATCTGCTAATATCATTCCGAAAGTACGAAACTTTAACGACATTTATCATAAATACAAGCGAGATATAGTTTCAAACTATACAAAGCGTTTACTTTTTTGTATACCGCGTCCTGCTGTTTGCGCGGACTATACTATTGAAAAAGAGACAGCAATGTGATATACTTATATGCATTACAGGCGTTTTCGGAAAAAACGCAAAAAAAATCTATACAGAATGGAGATCAGAAAATGAAAAGAAAATCTGCAAAAATACTCAGCACTTTCTGTGCTGCCCTGCTGACAGTTAACGCAGCAGCAATAAGCTCATTCGCTGAGGAAAAAACGATCGCACCCGATTTCAAAAAAGCCGATGATGCTGTCCTCTACTGGGCAGATCAGGTAGTTGAAGATAAAATGAACTGGGCTGCTTCTCCCACAGGCTTCACTGTGGCAGATAACGGATATATCTATATCAGCACAGCCGATAATATCCTGAAGATCGATAAGTTCACAGGTGAACAGGTATCGGCAGGAAAAATGGCAGGTCAGGCAATGTTTGCCACCAAGGGTCCCGTTTATGCTGACGGTAAAGTGTTCATGGCTCTCGATGGCGGTATCATACAGGCATTTGATGCAGATACCCTTACATCACTGTGGATATACAAAAACAAGAACGGCGGAAGTCCCACCTGCGATATCGTAGTTGAAAACGGCAATATCTATACAGGCTTCTGGAATTCCGATGAGAATGATGCCGATTTTGTCAAAGTAAGTGCTGCTGATGAAGACGAGACCAGCACCAATGAAGATAAATCCGCTGAATGGGAATACACCAACAAGGGCGGTTTCTACTGGACAAACGCTGTTGTAAATGACGGCACTGTGATCTTCGGAGCTGAGAACGGAAGCAAGACTTCAAGTGAAAATAACGCGCCTGTAGCTCTTGACGATGCTACAGGTGAAAAGAAATCTTTTGCAGGAAATGCACATGAAGATATCCGCAGCAAGATGGTGCTCAAGGACGGTGTGCTGTACTATACTTCCCGCAGTAATGAAATATTTACCGCTTCTCCCGAAGACGGTAAAGGCAACGTGCTCGATCTGAATGCTGAACTTAATCTTGAAGGCTTTTTTTGCACCTGCACTCCTATCGTTGAAAACGGCAGGATCTATATTACCATAAACGGTTCCGGCTGGGATCCATACAACGGTTCACGTATTGTCGTGCTTGATGCAGTTGATGATGGAAACGGCGGAATAATGCCCAAGGTAGCTTAC from Ruminococcus albus AD2013 includes:
- a CDS encoding SLOG family protein; its protein translation is MLDSVEIISTEEFYTEKASTCCFTGHRRRDLPFGGDISKQGVKNLISTIHLLCHEAYGRGIRTFITGMAEGSDLICGSVIMDMMHSEDHPGIELICALPYKDQIREIKLPKDRYIYSLLLKMASAVVVTGDIGDSGRYRRRNQFMVNNSSELIAIYKEKQRGSGTLQTINMARHRELDIHIIELDRNPQFYCE
- a CDS encoding LCP family protein yields the protein MSSAAKKRKRKRKSQAPVALVYVVTVLIFMALISMLAVYLLKSFGLLKEDEDKDAVVTVQTFNDLFARVNSKGVLSDMTLIRIDPTDDSILVVPISAMTVSKTNNMTMRDIFSNQRMEGVKNAVEGTLELNIDNYATLSNDSFERVCDIYGGITYKAPEELYYLSKDNNENDISIQKGELASLGGRQIRLLTQYPVFSNGKQGNNEFLGEAMESLINSMFQQDYITKDNLDNIYSIITTNSDTDMNMEDFKLQKSYIKDMLSSKKTPAEKLIPRGTWGEKDSTFVFSDDFITELKEKAAEIADESEASSAAEGVTQTQAEAKNTEAETKTAEQ
- the rimP gene encoding ribosome maturation factor RimP, which codes for MSKGKGGSSKKSTADLVAELAQPLADELGLFLWDVRFEKEGATWYLRVLIDKDGGVTMEDCENFTRPFNKILDEADPIPQSYVFECGSPGLGRELRKPIHFEVCIGDVVRVRLIRPDENGEREFIVGLVGYDEEEKLIACQTLDENGDGVANVQFSLNDCAFVKLYDDGDLEEELAGAKFD
- a CDS encoding leucine-rich repeat protein; this encodes MKKIMAGLLAVSLVFGAGGIFVNVDSDVFTLTASAAEELPMSGKCGENVTWMLDKDGTLTISGEGDMYLVDKPISLGRKTDEVKKVVIENGVTSIGNSAFTFCMNLTSVTIPNSVTKIGKYAFMSCESLNKINIPNGVTRISDYTFTHCSNLKSVTIPENVTYIGECAFMGCTNLTDIKIPNSVTNIGECAFVDCDNLTKITIPNNVIKMGYGTFANCEELTTAVISDGVTSISEDAFYGCPKLKSVTIPSSVRIIGEKAFGYYNDKEKDIIGTTIKNFTIRGTKDTAAEKYAKDNEFRFVEMSDAGIKGDVNNDGKINVTDITKTAAHVKGKKMLTEEEQLRADVNNDGNINVTDITKIAAHVKGKKLL
- a CDS encoding PQQ-binding-like beta-propeller repeat protein; translation: MKRKSAKILSTFCAALLTVNAAAISSFAEEKTIAPDFKKADDAVLYWADQVVEDKMNWAASPTGFTVADNGYIYISTADNILKIDKFTGEQVSAGKMAGQAMFATKGPVYADGKVFMALDGGIIQAFDADTLTSLWIYKNKNGGSPTCDIVVENGNIYTGFWNSDENDADFVKVSAADEDETSTNEDKSAEWEYTNKGGFYWTNAVVNDGTVIFGAENGSKTSSENNAPVALDDATGEKKSFAGNAHEDIRSKMVLKDGVLYYTSRSNEIFTASPEDGKGNVLDLNAELNLEGFFCTCTPIVENGRIYITINGSGWDPYNGSRIVVLDAVDDGNGGIMPKVAYTVETAAPCQAKGVFAGVDEEGYNVIYYVENGATGVVRKLRDKAGMTAPIDTVEETDLAGNKHTCPPVAFAPQGEHAQYCAVDPIYDEETGLLYIRYDSFCLLAVGEAVKFDIECPEITIHPRGVKTFVFMADENPTDQEYTVDVTNGPKKTVGDITSKDLTFSVDKLTTDDEVITASFAYGLYNGNGASAYASSDIDVLVAETEDQYKRALAKKGDVNGDGMINVTDITKLAAYVKGKKMIDKYSLNAADVNADESVNVTDIVVTAAHAKGKKMIKTER